The following proteins are encoded in a genomic region of Dehalococcoidales bacterium:
- a CDS encoding queuosine precursor transporter, whose amino-acid sequence MNASPRFVVIAAVFVTCLITANVIAVKVVSLGPLILPAAIFVFPLSYIFGDVLTEVYGYHQARKIIWLGFACNLVFVFFAWVGQIMPSAPFWEGQEAYVSILGYTPRLLSASFLGYLAGEFANSFIMAKMKVITRGRWLWTRTIGSTLVGQGLDTLIFITLAFVGTPVFALVMVLHHWLAKVAIEAAATPLTYLAVNSLKKREGTDIYDHETNFNPFSIRERQRKAVRQ is encoded by the coding sequence ATGAATGCCTCTCCCCGGTTCGTGGTCATCGCCGCCGTCTTCGTTACCTGCCTCATCACTGCCAACGTCATCGCTGTTAAGGTGGTAAGCCTGGGACCTCTGATTCTACCCGCGGCGATATTCGTTTTCCCCCTGAGCTACATCTTCGGGGATGTCCTGACTGAAGTCTACGGGTATCACCAGGCAAGGAAGATAATCTGGCTCGGTTTCGCCTGCAACCTGGTCTTCGTCTTCTTCGCCTGGGTGGGGCAGATTATGCCGTCAGCACCGTTCTGGGAAGGCCAGGAGGCCTACGTGAGCATCCTCGGCTATACACCACGGTTACTGTCCGCCTCTTTCCTTGGATACCTTGCCGGCGAATTTGCCAACTCCTTTATCATGGCAAAGATGAAGGTCATAACCCGGGGGCGCTGGCTGTGGACAAGGACCATCGGCTCCACGCTGGTGGGACAGGGTCTGGATACCCTGATATTCATCACCCTGGCCTTCGTGGGCACTCCGGTCTTTGCACTGGTGATGGTCCTCCACCACTGGCTGGCCAAGGTAGCAATTGAAGCTGCTGCCACCCCGCTGACGTACCTCGCAGTGAATTCCCTTAAAAAGCGTGAGGGTACGGATATCTACGACCACGAGACGAACTTCAATCCGTTCTCTATTCGGGAACGGCAACGAAAGGCTGTCAGGCAATGA
- a CDS encoding magnesium transporter CorA family protein: MARTTTGKEPQLHVESLTWEDVTWVNIEGPTERETEYLAQNYPFHPLDLDDCLSRIQRPKIDEYEEYLFLVFHFPVFNKKTRVTTPSQVSVFIGQNYVITLHRGDLKPLVNLFRQCQLDEEARSQNLSGGPGQLLYRIIDRLVDYCLPILNKIGSNIDRVDEEIFSRSMPRAIRDISELRRDVISFRRVIWPLRAVAGSLWPKVRRFTETDMEVYFDDLVDHIDKIWDGLDEYKERIEGLNDTHDSLATNRTNEIVRMLTVIATIMLPITVVASIFGMNIPLGPFGDSRLSALYVSLICLVIIAAMLYFFRRQHWI; the protein is encoded by the coding sequence ATGGCCAGGACCACAACCGGAAAAGAGCCACAACTGCACGTAGAGTCGCTGACCTGGGAAGACGTAACCTGGGTCAACATCGAGGGTCCTACGGAGCGGGAGACGGAGTACCTGGCCCAGAACTATCCTTTCCACCCCCTGGACCTGGACGATTGTCTCAGTCGTATTCAGAGGCCCAAGATAGACGAGTACGAGGAATACCTCTTCCTGGTCTTCCACTTCCCTGTGTTCAACAAAAAGACACGAGTAACAACCCCCAGCCAGGTGTCGGTATTCATCGGACAGAACTACGTTATCACACTGCACCGGGGAGACCTCAAGCCACTGGTGAACCTGTTCCGGCAGTGCCAGCTTGACGAGGAAGCCCGAAGCCAGAACCTCAGCGGTGGCCCCGGACAACTCCTTTACCGGATAATCGACCGGCTGGTCGATTACTGCCTGCCGATACTGAACAAGATTGGCAGTAACATCGACAGGGTCGATGAAGAAATATTCTCCCGCAGCATGCCCCGCGCAATAAGGGATATCTCCGAGTTGCGTCGGGATGTCATCTCCTTCCGCCGCGTTATCTGGCCGCTGCGAGCGGTGGCCGGCAGCCTATGGCCCAAGGTCCGCCGCTTTACCGAGACGGACATGGAGGTCTACTTCGACGACCTGGTGGACCATATTGACAAGATATGGGACGGATTGGACGAGTACAAGGAGAGAATCGAGGGATTGAACGATACCCACGACTCCCTGGCAACGAACCGCACCAACGAGATAGTCCGAATGCTGACCGTAATCGCCACCATCATGCTGCCGATTACGGTTGTGGCCAGTATCTTCGGCATGAATATCCCCCTGGGACCCTTCGGGGACTCCAGACTCTCCGCCCTCTATGTCTCCCTTATCTGCCTGGTAATCATTGCTGCTATGCTCTACTTTTTCCGTCGCCAGCACTGGATTTAA
- a CDS encoding CoA-binding protein yields the protein MSTHPLEKLLRPRSIAVVGASKSGRGGGFVAPLLELGFKGDIYPVNPKYTEIMGMKAYPRVRDIPGHVDYVISSIPAAGVLSMLDDCAEKGVKLVHLFTARFSETGRKDAAQLEQDILRKAKESGIRLIGPNCMGIYYPAMGISFNGGMPREAGSVGVVSQSGQVVGEMVGSAGARGIRFSKAISYGNALDFNECDYLEYFAQDPETKVVLLYIEGVRDGPRFLRVLRELTAVKPVIVVKGGRGEAGTRATASHTASLAGSREIWQTVVNQTGIITARDLEELVDIAAAFYFLPPFCGRRVGVTGGGGGKSVLAADLCEEAGLNVIPLPDDIRQELKRQGSPIWDWINNPADFSIAMGDNSSSVVMTKLMAGHPDFDLMMLFVSGPWHKDKSFSLDEHMKHFGLESLNGKPAILVFGERDHGGDGKDAEYEEINTEMKRRLNKAGYPLYPGIQRAANAVSKMISYYEKKR from the coding sequence ATGTCCACTCACCCTCTGGAGAAACTGCTACGCCCGAGGTCAATCGCCGTGGTTGGTGCTTCGAAGTCCGGTCGGGGAGGAGGTTTCGTTGCACCTCTCCTGGAGCTGGGCTTCAAGGGTGATATCTACCCCGTTAATCCAAAATATACCGAGATAATGGGCATGAAGGCCTATCCCCGGGTGAGGGATATTCCCGGGCATGTCGATTACGTTATTTCTTCCATTCCGGCAGCCGGGGTGCTGAGCATGCTCGATGACTGCGCTGAGAAGGGTGTGAAGCTGGTCCACCTGTTCACGGCACGCTTCAGCGAAACCGGGCGCAAGGATGCCGCTCAACTGGAGCAGGACATACTGAGGAAGGCCAAGGAGAGCGGTATCCGGCTAATAGGCCCAAACTGCATGGGCATCTACTATCCGGCAATGGGAATCTCCTTCAATGGCGGGATGCCCAGAGAGGCCGGTTCGGTTGGCGTGGTCTCACAGAGTGGACAGGTTGTCGGGGAGATGGTCGGCAGTGCCGGAGCCAGGGGTATCCGTTTCAGTAAGGCTATCAGCTATGGTAATGCCCTTGACTTCAACGAATGTGATTATCTGGAATACTTCGCGCAGGACCCGGAAACCAAAGTAGTATTGCTGTATATCGAAGGAGTCAGGGATGGCCCCAGATTTCTGAGGGTATTACGTGAACTGACAGCGGTTAAGCCTGTCATTGTGGTGAAGGGTGGCCGGGGTGAAGCCGGAACCAGGGCAACTGCCTCGCACACAGCATCACTTGCCGGTTCCAGAGAGATATGGCAGACCGTTGTTAATCAGACCGGTATAATCACTGCCAGAGACCTTGAGGAACTGGTCGATATTGCAGCCGCATTCTATTTTCTTCCTCCTTTCTGTGGAAGACGTGTAGGTGTTACCGGAGGCGGTGGTGGTAAGAGCGTGCTTGCTGCCGACCTCTGTGAGGAGGCCGGCCTCAACGTAATCCCGCTACCGGATGATATCCGGCAAGAGCTTAAAAGACAGGGTAGCCCTATCTGGGACTGGATAAATAATCCGGCGGATTTCTCGATTGCCATGGGTGATAATAGCAGTTCTGTGGTTATGACAAAACTGATGGCCGGGCATCCGGACTTTGACTTGATGATGCTCTTTGTCTCCGGCCCATGGCATAAGGACAAGTCCTTCTCGCTCGATGAGCACATGAAACACTTTGGACTTGAGAGCCTGAATGGCAAACCGGCTATCCTCGTATTTGGCGAAAGAGATCATGGAGGCGATGGGAAAGATGCCGAGTACGAGGAGATTAATACCGAAATGAAGCGCAGGCTTAATAAGGCTGGTTACCCTTTGTACCCCGGTATTCAGAGAGCGGCCAACGCCGTCAGTAAGATGATATCCTACTACGAGAAGAAACGGTAG